A region of Elusimicrobiota bacterium DNA encodes the following proteins:
- the zapB gene encoding cell division protein ZapB, producing the protein MEKIEMLEKRVRQVADRLMTLRDENKKLHSNVKFMEGENKRAGELIRENDILQEERKQLAHRIEKVLKKLNGFTV; encoded by the coding sequence ATGGAAAAGATAGAAATGCTTGAGAAAAGAGTCCGTCAGGTTGCTGACCGCCTGATGACTTTAAGAGACGAAAATAAAAAGCTTCATTCAAACGTTAAATTTATGGAAGGTGAAAACAAGCGGGCAGGCGAACTTATCAGAGAAAACGATATTTTGCAGGAAGAAAGGAAGCAGCTCGCTCACAGGATAGAAAAGGTTCTTAAGAAATTGAACGGTTTTACTGTTTAA